The window TTATTTTAACGTCTTTTTGCTGCGCGATACGGTAAATGGCCTTTAGATAATTTTCTTCTGATAATGTATACATCCTTGTTGCACTGGAAACATACAAACATAAATAAAAACCAGCCGGTTTGTAATAGTTAAGGATGCTTAATATTGTAAACCGGCTTTATATAAGGTCTAATAATTAATTTCACAAACGGTTTTTAGTTCAATATTGGGTTTTAGGAAATGAGAGAACATTTTCCAAAAAGCAGCCTTTCTTTCTTTAAGGGTCTTAAGATACCTGTTATGCGTTATTTTCTTTCTCATATACCACCACGCCCTTTCAACTGCATTGAGATCAGGGCTGTATGGTGGTAGGAAAAACAATTCTAATACCGGATGCCTTTCAATCCATGCGTTTATTTTCTTTGCATGGTGGTAGGCTACATTGTCTAATACCACAATTATCTTTGATACTCCTTTATAGGTTGCCAGTATTTTCTTCAGATGTTTCTTAAAGGTATGGCTATTGCCTTTATCTGCAAAACTTACCGTTATTTGGCCCGTATCATAATTATAACTTCCGAAAACAGTTTGCCTTTCCCTTTTTCGCTGCTTACACGGTATCTGAGGTTGTTCGCCTTTCTTTGACCACCCGTAGCTTACCGTAGCCGTGTTGGACAGCGAACACTCGTCTTCGTAAAGCAATACACTATCCGGGGGCAATTCAAGGAGTTTTTTTTAATGCCACTTTAAATGCTTCTTGTTTTTGTGTATCCGTTTCAGGGAATAAACCCCGCCCTTTCTGATAGGTAAAGCCTAATGATTTAATAATATTATAAATCTGGGCTTTCTTATAAACAAGGCCGTAATTCTTTGCTATCCATTCGATCAACAACGGCCCTGTCCATGTAGCGGTGTTATAACCATGGCCTGCGGGCGATTCCTTTGTCAACAAATCAGCTATCCTGTTCCGCTGTACCTCATTCAGTCTTGCTGTCCGGCCCCTGCCTGGCTTATCCCTTAAACCGTCTATGCCTTCTTTTTCAAACCGATGTACCCAATTAGTGATTTGTTTAAAACTGGTATTATATAATTCTTCCAGTTTTCTGCTTGGCTGTCCTATGGATACCTGGTAGACAGCATACAAACGTATCCCTATTGTGTAACGCTCATCGTCCCGGAACATTGCTTTTATCTCATCCGGCGCATAATTCTCTACCTTTAATACTGGCCTTGACATTTTGTATCTCCTTTCTTTTTATAAAGATACAATTATTATTGTGTAATTATTTAATGGACTTTATGTAAACAAAACAGGCCTCCGTGTTACCGGAAGCCTGTTTTGTTATTTTATTTAGTTATTAATGATGACCATGACCACCGCCATGTTCACCCCCTCCGCCATGGTTGCCATGATCGCCTCCACCACCATGGTTACCATGATCGCCACCAAAATGACCGCCGCCGTTGCCATGAAATTGTGGGCCACGACCACCATGGTTGCCATTGTCAAAGTGTCCATTGCCACGGGTGTATGCTACCCTGCGGTCATGATTGCCTCTCCAGTAGTTGGCGTACCTAACATCGTGGCTGTTGCGGATAACAACCTGGTCATGACGGCCTCTGTAGCCGGCATACCTTGTTCTGTAAACATCGTTTCTTACCCAGGGGTTGCGATCATTGATAACCACTTTATAGCTGTGGTATAAATCATAGTTGCGGTACCTAACCGGTAAATAGGCTCGGTGCACCCATACATTGTTATCAAAGTATACGTACTGGTGTGTTGGCACATCATAGTAAGTATCAATATCGGGCATGTAATAATAGTTGGCATAATCGTATCCAACCGGGCCCCAGGCAGGTTGGCTGCCAATGTTTACCCCAAAGCTCACGCTTACCTGGGCACTGGCTGTTTTAACAGCGAAGCAGCTTAATAATATTGCTGCCGACAGGATCATCTTTTTCATTTGTTTTCTGTTTAAGTAGTGCCCCCTTGTTTGACGACCAATAGATTGCCAAACGGTAGCATTGTTTGGATGTATGACAATATTTAATCAAAAAAGTTTAAATATTAAAAAAAACACTTTCGTACGGCCATCCGGCGCATAAAAAAACAGGCTTTGGTATTACCGAAGCCTGTTTTGTATAAAAATTAACAATCAAAAATTAATCTCTGTGGCCATGGCCTTTATCATCGTGACGGTCATCTTTACGGTCATCACGACGATCTTTGCGTACCTCTTTGTGTACAATTACCTTACGGGAGTTGCCTCGGCCATTGCCATTCCAGTGGTCTTTGTATTTAACCTCGCGGCTATCGCGGATAATGGTTTGGTCATGATGGCCCCTGTAGTTTGCATATTTTGTGCGGTAAACAGTGTTGTGTACCCACGGCGTACGTTCATTAACTACAACTTTGTATCCGTGGTAAACATCATAATTGCTGTAACGGGGCGGTAACGCCGCCGAATGGATCCATACGTTGTTGTTGAAATAAACATACTGGTGCGCATTTACATCGTAGTATGAGTCAATGGCGGGCATATAGTAATAGTCGGCCCGGTCATAACCGGTTGGCCCCCATTCGGGCTGGCTGCCAATATTTATGCTTAAACTAATCTGGGCGCTTGCAGGTTTTATTGCTAAACAGCCTAAAAATATCGCGGCTGTTAAAATGATCTTTTTCATAGTGCTATTGTTTTGTTTGGATGTATGACAATAGCCAGCACAAAAAGTTTAGTTTAAAGCATAGGTGAGGGGGTAACTAATCAGTTACAATGTTTACAATGGGGATAAGTGTCAGTTAATGAGTTGTTTAGTTATTGTCGTCGTCCGTGTCTTTCTCGGCAGCAACCTTTTTGCCGGCCATGGCCAGCATAGGTTTACCAATTACTTTGTAATTGCCTTCGCCTTTAAGGATGGAAGCCAGCTGAGTTTTGTCCTGCATGGTTTTCACGGCCTGGGCCAGTTCCTTATCGTATTTAAAGTTTACTTCGTAACGGCCTTTT is drawn from Mucilaginibacter ginsenosidivorax and contains these coding sequences:
- a CDS encoding IS630 family transposase, coding for MPPDSVLLYEDECSLSNTATVSYGWSKKGEQPQIPCKQRKRERQTVFGSYNYDTGQITVSFADKGNSHTFKKHLKKILATYKGVSKIIVVLDNVAYHHAKKINAWIERHPVLELFFLPPYSPDLNAVERAWWYMRKKITHNRYLKTLKERKAAFWKMFSHFLKPNIELKTVCEINY
- a CDS encoding helix-turn-helix domain-containing protein; protein product: MSRPVLKVENYAPDEIKAMFRDDERYTIGIRLYAVYQVSIGQPSRKLEELYNTSFKQITNWVHRFEKEGIDGLRDKPGRGRTARLNEVQRNRIADLLTKESPAGHGYNTATWTGPLLIEWIAKNYGLVYKKAQIYNIIKSLGFTYQKGRGLFPETDTQKQEAFKVALKKTP